GTAAAGTACTTCATTAGGCATGTATATACATGAATTTATGCTACGATATGACTATACGTGTATGTAGGAGCACATACTATAGGATTTGCTCAATGTTTCGTGATCAAGCATAGACTCTTCAACTTCAAGGGCTCAGGCCAGCCTGACCCAAACCTAGCCGCTTCCTCAGCACTTCTCTCTAAGCTAAAGGACACGTGTCCTAACGTGGACTCCTCAGACTCTAAGCTCGCTGCTCTTGACGCAGCTAGCTCAGTCAAGTTTGACAATGCTTACTACGTGAACTTAATGAACAACATAGGACTGTTGGATTCTGATCAAACCCTAATGACAGATCCTACGGCTGCCGCCTTGGTGAAGTCGTACAGCGAGAATCCGTACTTGTTCTCGAGGGATTTCGCAGTTTCAATGGTTAAAATGGGGAATATCGGAGTTATGACCGGAAGTGATGGAGTAATTCGAGGAAAATGTGGATTTCCAGGTTAAGTTATATATAGACTCTtcacaaaatccaaatcaGTCTATTATATATCTAGAGCTAATCTAGCTTTAATGAGGAATCAAATAAACCAAAGTCtatgaataaaatatgttttatatatatggtgtaAAAGCGTCCTTAtgtatcaatatatatatatatggatcccataaacaaaaatacttgGACTTGTATGTGTGTTACGTTTGTGTGTAATGGAAAATGTAtttgtctttgtatttttatattccAAAATTAAGTCGAACTCCCTCACTTGAAcgaatataaatattcttaGTTCTTGATTGGGGTTTAACTAATGATCATAATTTTACATCTTCTTCCGAAAATCATGgttctttttgttgatataaCATACATTTTCTTAAAGTATTGAATATACTAAGTCTACATAAATATACACTATctatcaaaagtcaaaacaaacaaacatcttagcgtgaaaaaagaaaacatcttCGAAATAGTTAAAGTCTTAAAAATTGCAACAATTCTTAAATACActaactttttgtttaaaaaaataaaagaagatctTAATTCTTAATGATGAAAATACATAGTTGAAagagaaatgatgaaaataCATCCATCAAGCCCAAATACAAGCAAACCCCATTTCATATATTTCCACTTTAAATTCAGACTTGATgcatatatttgttaattagaaaaatacgtttgaacatatatacatttatttaaattttgcgaaaaagaagcaaataagCATTGAATGATGATATACATCCATCAAATCCAAATGGAAGCAACCAACTTTGTAGGTATTGTGTTTGTTGATTACTGATTGGAAGacataaattttaaaccatTAAAGTTTCTCCAACGACTTCAAGAAATTATCAAGATTAGAGTTAGTGGAAGAATGAGAAATACTTCATACTATAAGCTATTTTAAtctattatacatatatagtctAAATACAAAATAGTAGTTAGGTTACGTACACCATCATGTTAAATGCAAAACACAAACAGCCAATAGAGAAATATCATATAATTCATGCAAATAAACTAAACATTATCTATTCCACAAATgagattaattttttatttaaaatatatacatataacaaCTCGAGGTTTAGTTTTAAGCGAAACGTATATGTGTGAAAATTAGTTAATGaaccttattttttcttcttttatagctggttatttcttaatattcgTGTTAATAACATTAGTAAAAACACagtaaagatttttttgtctaatatgataagtaataattaattaacgtTACATGTCCGAGACGACCGCAAATTTGGGGCATACCTCTTGGAGCATTCGTCATTGTCTCGTTGATGTGTTTTCATATAACGTTTGgataattttcaatttaatgTCAAGACAATTTTGAATGCTAGTTATTCTGATCTCAAAAGAAGATGCTGACCAAGATGTTTATCTCTGATGTCATGCCTTGCACAATTTCAAACCAACCTACTcctctttctatatatacgTGGAGCCAAGTTTGTCAATCTTATGATTTGGTGGTACCATAGAGTCGAGTTGGCTGGTTCTCGCAAGGAGTTTCAAAGAGAATTTCAACACATGGACGGTTGGTGTTTCACGATGAACTAGCTCAAGTGATCAAATGTGTGGTTAGAGTCACACTCAAACTTGTCTTCTTTTTGCATAACTAAACGAGACATAAGATAACTTATTCTTTGAACTCTCTCGATTGAGATTGGCATAACACTCATTTTCTAAcggcttcttcttttgataataTCAAATacattcttcttcaactaTCTTTCCAAACTTCCAGTTGACCGAATATAACAGGAAAGGAATGAACGAACACAGACTCAAGCATACCACATTATTGACGTCTAATCGACGTAAAGATTCACCACATAATTCACTCCTTCTCAGATTCTGACACTTCTCACCTTTAAAACATTATGCAAACATAGTTTGGGGATTGTCGTTAGTTGACTCTTAGTTATTTAGTAtgtcaatttttgtttgttccaaactttcaagaaaaaaaaaatgaatttgatttattttttctatcaaaGATATTCGTAAATAAAACagatatttcttcttctttgtggtaacatattttttgcaaaaaacTTTTACGAAAGAAACTTGTAAACTCTAGAagcatataaataaaataaagtatatattgGTTAGAACCTAATTACTAGGCTAAAAACTACAATtcattatgatattttttaattccaaatctatacaaaattatttcttacataaatatatatgtagacaTGTATTCAATAATTTTCATGATAAAACATAGGAGTATTTTTTACAACTAGAAGGTTACATGTACTTAATTATCCTTAATTGTACCCACCAACTgtcaactatatatacatactctattttttttacagcagctataattttctttatttaaattttgtaaaggTTCTGTTACTTCATTAAATTCAATTTACACAAacttgtacaaaaaaaaaatgatctcaCAACCGTTGAAAAAATGACctcatttaaaaaatataacaaaaataaaatatgggaCATGAATGACAAACATAACAGATcggaaatatatttaaaagacTGCAATAAATTAAGGTCATTAATACGTGGCCGGAAGCAACTAATTTACTAACCAATGCACACATCTACttgcttcgtcttcttcttccttcttctttctaccaccattttcagattcaaaattcaattctAACAGTTTCACTTCCCCtgctcctctctctctctctctctcgctctctttCTCATGTgatctctctcgctctctctttcttctctaaaagCCAAAACTTCGATGGCATTACTGTGATTTTCCTCATAAAGTAAGCTCCTTTTTTTCGCCGGAGATTATGGGAGGCTGTACTTCCAAACCCTCCACTTCCTCCGGCAGACCTAACCCTTTCGCTCCCGGTAATGACTATCCTCAAATTGACGATTTTGCCCCTGACCATCCCGGTAAATCACCAATTCCTACTCCTTCCGCCGCAAAGGCCTCTCCTTTCTTCCCCTTTTACACGCCGAGCCCTGCTCGCCACCGCCGCAATAAGAGCCGCGACGTcggcggaggaggagagagcAAGAGTTTGACTAGCACGCCTCTCCGTCAATTACGCCGTGCGTTTCACCCTCCGTCTCCGGCGAAACACATACGGGCGGCGCTACGGCGGAGGAAAGGGAAAAAGGAAGCTGCTTTATCTGGGGTGACGCAGCTAACGACGGAGGTACCGCAGCgtgaggaggaagaggaagtagGGCTTGACaaaagatttggtttttctaaAGAGTTTCACAGTAGAGTAGAGTTAGGGGAAGAAATTGGACGAGGACATTTTGGGTACACTTGCTCTGCTAAGTTCAAGAAAGGAGAGCTCAAAGGTCAAGTGGTTGCTGTCAAAATCATCCCAAAATCGAAGGTAACAAAACTTGAGTTTagtttcttgatcttgatgaTTGCATACTCTCCATTGTAGTGTTAGCTGATAGAATTGAatgtgttttgattcttttttggCAGATGACAACTGCAATTGCTATAGAAGATGTGAGAAGGGAAGTGAAAATTCTACAGGCTTTATCTGGACATAAGAATCTGGTACAATTCTATGATGCATTTGAGGACAATGCAAACGTCTACATTGCAATGGAGTAAGAtcattattttatcataacCTTAACCATTTCCTTGTTTGATGTTGAATTTAGTTAGGTTTTAGTTATGAATTTGGTAAAAAGAACCTATTGTTTCATAATTGGATTTAAGTAGTTTGAATTTGCAGGCTATGTGAAGGTGGTGAGCTTCTTGACAGAATACTAGCAAGGTGTGTGTCTGTGTGCTACTAAAGAGTTATCGATACTTATGGCCAGAGAttgttcttattttataaaaagattcaTCGTTTTTTTCTACAGGGGAGGGAAATACTCAGAGAATGACGCAAAACCAGTGATTATACAAATTCTGAATGTGGTAGCTTTCTGTCATTTCCAAGGAGTTGTTCATCGAGACCTTAAACCAGAGGTGAGGCACAATTTTGAACTGGAAAGAAGattatgttttacttttatgtgTAGAATGTTTTCTGATCGCTGCTTCATCATCAGAACTTCTTGTACACTTCCAAGGAGGAGAATTCTCAGCTTAAAGCGATAGACTTTGGCTTATCAGACTTTGTCAGACCAGGTTCATCATCACACATTTTACTATGTCACTATTTCTCcagttctttttcttctggtTAGTAAACTAAAAATGGTATTTTGTGCCCCTTTTTTTGAAAGATGAGAGACTAAACGATATAGTGGGAAGTGCATACTATGTAGCTCCCGAAGTTCTACACAGATCATATACAACAGAAGCGGATGTGTGGAGCATCGGAGTCATAGCATACATTCTACTATGTGGTAGCCGTCCGTTTTGGGCAAGAACTGAATCCGGAATTTTTAGAGCTGTTCTTAAAGCTGACCCGAGTTTCGATGAACCTCCTTGGCCCTTCTTGTCTTCTGACGCTAAAGACTTTGTTAAGCGGTTATTGTTTAAGGATCCCCGGCGAAGAATGTCAGCCTCCCAAGCCTTGAGTCagtcatttttaatttcacaGCTCTTTATAGTTTTATGTCTCCTGTCTTTTGGTAGTCATAAATCACCAAATTCAGTTCCTATTTACTTTTTTCAGTGCATCCTTGGATCCGAGCTTATAATACGGACATGAATATCCCTTTCGATATCTTGATCTTTAGGCAGATGAAGGCGTACTTGCGATCTTCTTCATTACGCAAAGCTGCTTTGAGGGTATGTTTTAGGCATTCTTTTAAAGTGTCGAAAAGAGCATTGAAGATTACTTTCTCACTATTATGTGCTTTCTTTTCACAGGCGCTATCGAAGACGTTAATCAAGGATGAAATTCTTTACCTGAAAACTCAATTTTCTCTTCTCGCACCAAACAAAGATGGCCTAATCACAATGGATACCATTAGAATGGTTTGTGACACTATAACTTCTTTTATATTCCTTCCtcttgagaaaaaaagagaaacaccGTAGTAATCTAATCTGTAttgcattttttgtttctgtttaaaCAGGCACTTGCAAGCAATGCAACAGAAGCAATGAAAGAATCTCGGATCCCAGAGTTTCTTGCTTTGGTAAATGACTGTGTTCTCTCGGATTTTGATAAATGCTTTAACAATTTGGTGTTAATGATCCTTCATTGACTGGCTTTTTACAGCTAAATGGACTTCAATACAGAGGAATGGATTTTGAAGAGTTTTGTGCAGCTGCTATAAACGTTCATCAGCACGAGTCGCTTGATTGTTGGGAACAGAGCATTCGACATGCTTATGAGCTTTTCGACAAGAATGGAAACCGAGCTATTGTCATCGAAGAACTTGCCTCTGTAAGTTAAAGCATCTGTCTTCAgcttaaatacaaaaatatcgAAAAACAGATCCTCTAAAACGACATGCTTTTGAATTGCAGGAACTTGGTGTTGGACCATCTATACCGGTACATTCAGTTCTACATGATTGGATCAGACACACTGATGGAAAGCTTAGCTTCTTCGGGTTTGTTAAACTGTTACATGGAGTCTCTGTTCGAGCCTCGGGGAAAACTACCCGGTGAAGATAACGAAAACAAACATGACCTAAGCGAAATCGTAAAAGAAGATGTCAAAACCTTTACTCTAAATCTTGGATTGGTATTGGAAATGTAATAGTTGGTCAAAGACTGTACAACAAATGAAAAGTTTCTTACAAGAGCAATtctaaaaaaaagattgttgtAATAATATAGTAACCACAGATACTTTGATACTCTATGTGAAgtcaagaaaatgaaaaagaaaattccaaaaagatttgatttttgtctctctttcttcccAATGATTATGGAATCAGCGAAATCTTGGTTATTTCCGGTTTGTTACTGTGCTTTAATTTGTGAGATCTGAGTCGGTGTAACCAGTGAAAACCGGTTCTAGTGATGGaaataaattagaatttagaaaacaaaccaaaccgatTTTCTTCTCCcccaattttatattttgcttctcCTCTCGAGTTTGGGATTCGAGTTTaaggaattagggtttctaatctctctctctttctctcgagATTTTTCTTCACTTAGTTCTTGATTCTGATTAAAAGTTGATCTTATAGTTCCGGTAACTTCGTTTTCTGGGTTTAATTTTCGATTCAATCTTCATCTCCTTGATCCACAGCCATGACTGAGGTAAATCAAAATTCGCATCTTTTCTCTCCAAATCTCTTTGAATTACGAAACCTCTGTCTTGTTTCGTAATTGAAATTGATCttgagtttgttttttgtgttatttcaGTATTGGGTAAGTCAAGGGAACAAATGGTGTGAATTCTGTAAGATATGGATACAGAACAATCCAACAAGTATTAGAAACCATGACCTTGGTAAGCGTCACCGAGAATGTGTTGATAAGAAGCTCACTGATATGCGTGAGAGGAGTGCAGCCAAAGACAAAGAGCTcaagaaaaacgaaaaactgCTTCAACAGATCGAAGCTGTGAGTAAtcattcttgtttcttttgccAGTGATACTTATTCTAACGTATTTATTTCTGATTCCATTGTTTATATCTCAACTTGTTTCAGAAAGCAACTCGTAGCTATCAGAAAGATATTGCAACTGCTCAGCAAGTAGCTAAAGCAAACGGTGCACCAGAGGATGGTACATCCGGTAAGTATCTCTCTCTATGATGTCATTAGTATTTGTTCTTCGACTTATAGCTGCTATATTCAGGGTTGTTGCTTAGCTTTGGATCTGTTTGTTATAGACTTAACATTACTGAGGTCGTAGAGTATGTGTGAATTGGATTTGTGAATTGCTTTCATTGACCAAAAGTATGAACAAACCAAGCAGCGTCTGATTCTTCGATTGTCATATTACACATCTTTGCAAATGACTTATAAGTTTTAATGCCTATAACCCTATAGAGAATCATCACGAAAGAGCGAAACGGTTGCTTCTTTTGAGTCACTCTCAGGTTCTTTCATCATTTTGATTGCCATTTTTCTTAgcctttttcatttatacataTACCATGTAGTAACCATATTGTTATGGCAGATTGGATGCTCGACAGTGCTTCAGGCTATTATTACAACCAGACCAATGGTCTGCACTATGATTCACAGTCTGGATTCTATTACAGTGACTCAATAGGTATGTAATATATatcgagttttttttatttgtttccttgcAAACATGATTGTATACAATTTCGTCGTGTGTATGCTTACACGGGTAATGAAACAGGACATTGGGTGACACAAGACGAGGCCTACGCTGCGGTTAAAACATCATCAGGAACCAAAGTACCTCTCGTGAAAAAGCCTGTATCTTCTTCAGGAGCTGGACCAAGTGTGGGGAAACCACCTGGCCGTCTTGTCACAGCTTCTTTAAATCCTAAAAGAGCTGTGAAAGGAGCGGCTTCATCTGTTGATCTTGGcaacaacaagagaaagaggCAAGATGAGAAACCGAAGAAAGTATCTGCAGAAGAGAAAGCTGCATTGAAGGCAAGAGAAGCTGCTAGGAAACGAGTTgaagatagagaaaaaccaTTGCTTGGTCTTTACAATAGACCCTTTTGATGCATCATTGGCTTGATCCTATATGCAAAAGGGAGAGGCTAAGCAGAGAAGAGTGATGATTGATCTCATTGTGGCGGTTATTTCAGTTATTCCTACATGACAGTTTATTCCAAAACTCTCTGGTATTTCTGGGAGCATTGGTCTTGTGTTCTTCTAACTGTTGTTCCAGTCATATCAGTTTCCTCTTTGTTGTACACACCTATTCAATTTTATAGTCAGAATGATGGAAGTCCACATTTTACCCATTTTGATGAAGTTACGAGGTCTTTgcacaactttttttttgtgttcgtcttaaaaaaagtttagaaaattAAGTTCTTTTTGGTCTATTCTTCTAAAGTTTATTGGTTGACTTTCATGAATCAGTTTCTGAAATTATGCATAAACTTGTTAAGATGGGAATAAATCGAAACCAAACACTACTCTAAAGAAGTAAAACTATCAAAGCACTGCAAAGTGCACACTAATAAATGATCCAAACGATTTAGGAAATTACTTATTGTGGACCAAGCTCTGACTTTGAGGAAGTCTCAGTAACAAAGACAAattaactcaaaaaaaaaactgaaaataaaaaattcaagtATCAGACGACCCCAAAATTTTGACAGAGACTGAGACAGCAAGATAAGCAAGATTCAAATCCAGGATACAAAACCCTCTTTGGACACTAGAGGTTTTAGTTTCGATGGTGCGAGCTAACCTCTGAACCAACAACTATCATCGGATGGATCACTTTGATCACCCAACGGTTTGTTTTTATCCCAATACCCGTAAGTCCAGGACTCACAGGGTTTCTGATGATAGAGACATACCAACACTTTCAAGAAGCTCCCGGGACTGCAGCCGCTGCAGTAGCGTACATGTTTGAGTCCTGATTGGCATATCCATTGTTGTATCCTTGACCTCTTGAATATCCTCCATTCCATTGGTTGCCAGAGTCACTTCTCCACTGtcatttttagatttaaaagTTGAACAAGATTAGTAAATGGATTAAAACATTCAATAGAACATCACGGATAAAAACTACCAAGTTGGTTATTCTTGTAGAGATTACTTTAGCTTGTCCACTGATTACAACTACTAATAGAGAATTAAGACAAACATGAAACATTGAAACTTCGACAACCTCTAAAGATAAACGATAACATCAGTACATGCTTCAACTAGCTCATGAATCTTAATAGCTGTAAATTTTCTCAATCCTAAGAAACACAGAACCATTACTATTATTTCAGAGATTGGATAATTCAGGGAGATGATAAGTGGGCCAAGGTGATATGCATTAGATTTGCCAATAGATATAGTCAACGAAAACCGTGGGAAGGTGGTAAATTCCACTAGGTCTTTATGGCCCGCAATACACCTACTACTATCCATTGTCAACCACTGACTTTGGCTTTAAGGATTTCTATAACTTTATCCACCCCATGAAGACAGAAATATAAAGACCCAAAAGAACTCTAAAGCTAAGTTTGACCTGGACCATAGGACCATACCAATAGAAATGCATATAATGTTTAAAAACACAAATCCAACTAAAATTTTCTTGTACCTGTTTGTTGGGGCTTCTTCCCCATGAAAGGCGGACAGTGTTCTTCCCAATGACTGTCCCGTTCAAGTTCCCGATGGCTTCCTCAGCACTTTGCCTGTCAAAACCAAGGGCACGTCACACATTGCAACTACCTTACCCATCTTCACTGTTAAAATAATCCCCTACGGATTCGCTCATCATATTGAACAAGCACCACAGTACCGGATGACAAAGCTGACAAGCACAGAACAGGTTTAGTACCTGTTAGCAAATTGGACAAAGCCACATCCTTTCCCTACTGGGATCTTCACTGAAACAACCTCCCCAAAATCGGAAAAAGGTTGCATGAGGTCTTCTTCAGTAACATCAGCATCAAGACCGCCAACAAATATCTGCAATGTAATAAAAGACAGTGAGCAGTGAGGTATACTGTTATTAGCAGAGGAATAGCTAAAAGAGAACTCACTGTTGAGTTATTTGATTCTCCATCAGACATTGAACCATTCCCTCCATGTCCACCAGCAAGTGTAAGAGCTAATCCAATGAAAACATTACAATTCACTTCAGATGCTATGTTTAACGCATCAAGACAAGTTATTAAACCTTAAAATTCATATTCATAGTTACTAAAAGTGacataaacagaaaataaaaccacTTGCATTCACTGAACAGAGAGAAAACatggaaataaaaacataataaatgataataaacTGAAACTAATGCTACATTAAGTCACAAAGATTATCTCATCACTTACCTTGTGAACCATTTTGTTGGCCGTAAGCAGCAGCCCTTTTCGGGGTTGCGATACCAACACGCATTTGCCTGCTTGAACAGAAAGCACCATTCATTTCTGTCATAGCTCTTGATCGCTCATTCTCATCACCAAACCTAACAAACCCGTAACCTTTGGAACGCCCAGTGTTGGAATCAATCACAACTTTAGCACCTTTGACAGATGGATATCTACCAGCAAAAGTCTCAAGCAAGACAGCATCACTCACATCTGGAGCCAAATCTCCAACAAATATGGATAGGTCAGGACCATTCTCTGATGCTCTTTTCTCACCAGTACTGAAAGATGCCCAGTTTAAACGGAAAGGCTGTTCCGCGTTCGGCATTGTAACACCGCTAAAGCTCTGAAGAGCTTCCTCAGCTGCTGAACGTGAAAGAAACTCAACAAACCCATATCCTTCAGATTGACAAGTTTGCTTGTTGCGTATAACTTTCACAGAAGAAACCTACAcatcacaaaacaacaaaacaagaaagaataagctaaaagggaaaataaaaacacaaatttatgATAAAACAGAACAGATCTTGTGACAATGTTTGGAGTTCTTTTTGTTCCTATAACCAGAAAGGTTCTCTAAACGTGGCAATGTACTTTTCTTGCCTTATGAAATGAACTTTAAAAGTATGTCCTTTTTCAGGTCAACATAGTTCTCCATTACCCTAAATGTCAAACATTTTGGCTTCTACACAATTTAGATCTCAAACCCAatcaaaaagttcaaaacttgCCAAATTTACATTGAATTCACAGTAACGAATCttttccaataaccaaaaaaaagtcacGGATCTAT
This sequence is a window from Arabidopsis thaliana chromosome 1 sequence. Protein-coding genes within it:
- the RBP47A gene encoding RNA-binding protein 47A (RNA-binding protein 47A (RBP47A); FUNCTIONS IN: RNA binding; EXPRESSED IN: 24 plant structures; EXPRESSED DURING: 14 growth stages; CONTAINS InterPro DOMAIN/s: RNA recognition motif, RNP-1 (InterPro:IPR000504), Nucleotide-binding, alpha-beta plait (InterPro:IPR012677); BEST Arabidopsis thaliana protein match is: RNA-binding protein 47B (TAIR:AT3G19130.1); Has 46260 Blast hits to 24920 proteins in 980 species: Archae - 10; Bacteria - 2612; Metazoa - 22234; Fungi - 5462; Plants - 7399; Viruses - 56; Other Eukaryotes - 8487 (source: NCBI BLink).); this encodes MQTPNNNGSTDSVLPPTSAGTTPPPPLQQSTPPPQQQQQQQWQQQQQWMAAMQQYPAAAMAMMQQQQMMMYPHPQYAPYNQAAYQQHPQFQYAAYQQQQQQHHQSQQQPRGGSGGDDVKTLWVGDLLHWMDETYLHTCFSHTNEVSSVKVIRNKQTCQSEGYGFVEFLSRSAAEEALQSFSGVTMPNAEQPFRLNWASFSTGEKRASENGPDLSIFVGDLAPDVSDAVLLETFAGRYPSVKGAKVVIDSNTGRSKGYGFVRFGDENERSRAMTEMNGAFCSSRQMRVGIATPKRAAAYGQQNGSQALTLAGGHGGNGSMSDGESNNSTIFVGGLDADVTEEDLMQPFSDFGEVVSVKIPVGKGCGFVQFANRQSAEEAIGNLNGTVIGKNTVRLSWGRSPNKQWRSDSGNQWNGGYSRGQGYNNGYANQDSNMYATAAAAVPGAS
- the RBP47A gene encoding RNA-binding protein 47A, translating into MQTPNNNGSTDSVLPPTSAGTTPPPPLQQSTPPPQQQQQQQWQQQQQWMAAMQQYPAAAMAMMQQQQMMMYPHPQYAPYNQAAYQQHPQFQYAAYQQQQQQHHQSQQQPRGGSGGDDVKTLWVGDLLHWMDETYLHTCFSHTNEVSSVKVIRNKQTCQSEGYGFVEFLSRSAAEEALQSFSGVTMPNAEQPFRLNWASFSTGEKRASENGPDLSIFVGDLAPDVSDAVLLETFAGRYPSVKGAKVVIDSNTGRSKGYGFVRFGDENERSRAMTEMNGAFCSSRQMRVGIATPKRAAAYGQQNGSQALTLAGGHGGNGSMSDGESNNSTIFVGGLDADVTEEDLMQPFSDFGEVVSVKIPVGKGCGFVQFANRQSAEEAIGNLNGTVIGKNTVRLSWGRSPNKQVQENFSWICVFKHYMHFYWYGPMVQVKLSFRVLLGLYISVFMGWIKL